One genomic segment of Micromonospora sp. WMMC415 includes these proteins:
- a CDS encoding alkaline phosphatase D family protein, translated as MPAAHLLVGPLLRRVVDTRATIWVETSGPAVVTVRTADGATGTAPTFSAYDHHYALVVVSGLTPAAATTYEVLIDGEVAWPEPRGQFPPSVIRTRPADDHDQPVRLLFGSCRETTQHATARRLPPDALDAYARRLAADFDPAALPDLLVLLGDQVYADETSPTVKRLLKRRRRRPKGAPADQVVSFDEYTKLYLESWRDPEIRWLLSTVPSVMVFDDHEIIDDWNTSAAWRADARAQPWWAERIGSGLASYWVYQHLGNLSPDEIAADPVYAKVTAAEDATGVLREFGHRVDQESDLAHDTERWRAAQYQWSYALDLGRTRLVMLDNRCSRVLDRGQRAMLPPGEWSWFVDQAHGTYDHLVVGASLPWLLPPGIHHVEAWNEKLADSRRGWVAAFAEKLRRGLDLEHWAAFRRSFEALGALFARIGSGTPAEPGARVGAGPAYAPPASISVLGGDVHHSYVARARFDDPDVVTPVHQLTCSPIHNQVPAGLRPLMRLGWSPGPSGATRALARTAGVRRPSVRWKKLAGPYFGNAVATLEHDGRTAQVTIEGTTSDGHLRRVMHHRLTPEAPDRR; from the coding sequence ATGCCCGCCGCACATCTGCTCGTCGGTCCGCTGCTGCGGCGGGTCGTCGACACGCGGGCCACGATCTGGGTGGAGACCAGCGGGCCCGCGGTGGTCACCGTCCGCACGGCCGACGGCGCCACCGGCACGGCACCCACCTTCTCGGCGTACGACCACCACTACGCGCTCGTCGTGGTGTCCGGTCTCACGCCGGCCGCCGCGACCACCTACGAGGTGCTGATCGACGGCGAGGTCGCCTGGCCGGAGCCGCGCGGCCAGTTCCCGCCCAGCGTGATCCGCACCCGCCCCGCCGACGACCACGACCAGCCGGTCCGCCTGCTCTTCGGCTCCTGCCGGGAGACCACGCAGCACGCCACCGCGCGGCGGCTGCCACCGGACGCGCTCGACGCGTACGCCCGCCGGCTGGCGGCCGACTTCGACCCGGCGGCCCTGCCGGACCTGCTGGTGCTTCTCGGCGACCAGGTGTACGCGGACGAGACCTCGCCGACGGTGAAGCGGCTGCTCAAGCGGCGCCGCCGGCGGCCGAAGGGCGCGCCGGCCGACCAGGTGGTGAGCTTCGACGAGTACACGAAGCTCTACCTGGAGTCGTGGCGCGACCCGGAGATCCGCTGGCTCCTCTCGACCGTGCCCAGCGTGATGGTCTTCGACGACCACGAGATCATCGACGACTGGAACACCTCGGCCGCCTGGCGGGCCGACGCCCGCGCCCAGCCGTGGTGGGCGGAGCGGATCGGCAGCGGGCTGGCGTCGTACTGGGTCTACCAGCACCTCGGCAACCTGTCCCCGGACGAGATCGCCGCCGACCCGGTGTACGCGAAGGTGACCGCCGCCGAGGACGCCACCGGCGTGCTGCGCGAGTTCGGTCACCGGGTCGACCAGGAGTCCGATCTCGCGCACGACACCGAGCGCTGGCGGGCCGCGCAGTACCAGTGGAGCTACGCGCTGGACCTGGGGCGGACGCGGCTGGTCATGCTCGACAACCGGTGCAGCCGGGTGCTGGACCGGGGCCAGCGGGCGATGCTGCCGCCGGGCGAGTGGTCGTGGTTCGTCGACCAGGCCCACGGCACGTACGACCACCTGGTGGTGGGGGCCTCGCTGCCCTGGCTGCTCCCCCCGGGCATCCACCACGTGGAGGCGTGGAACGAGAAGCTCGCCGACTCCCGCCGAGGCTGGGTCGCGGCCTTCGCCGAGAAGCTGCGCCGCGGCCTCGACCTGGAGCACTGGGCGGCGTTCCGCCGGTCGTTCGAGGCGCTCGGCGCGCTGTTCGCCCGGATCGGCAGCGGCACGCCGGCCGAGCCCGGTGCGCGGGTGGGCGCCGGGCCCGCGTACGCGCCGCCGGCCTCGATCAGCGTGCTCGGCGGGGACGTGCACCACTCGTACGTGGCCCGGGCCCGCTTCGACGACCCGGACGTGGTCACCCCGGTCCACCAGCTCACCTGCTCCCCCATCCACAACCAGGTGCCGGCGGGGTTGCGCCCGCTGATGCGGCTCGGCTGGTCGCCGGGTCCGTCCGGGGCCACCCGGGCCCTGGCCCGGACCGCCGGGGTGCGCCGCCCGTCGGTGCGCTGGAAGAAGCTGGCCGGCCCGTACTTCGGCAACGCGGTGGCCACCCTTGAGCACGACGGCCGCACGGCGCAGGTGACCATCGAGGGCACCACCAGCGACGGCCACCTGCGCCGGGTGATGCACCACCGGCTCACCCCGGAGGCACCGGACCGGCGCTAG